The sequence AATAAAACACCATTTAAATGGTCATTTTCATGTTGGAAAGCTTTAGCTAAGAAACCTTCCATTTCTTCTTCTATAGTATCTCCATTTTCATTTAAATACTTAACTTTAATTTTGTCAGCTCTTTTAACTTTTTTATAAATACCAGGAACACTTAAACATCCTTCATCAGAATCATTACATTCTTCTGACATTTCAAGAATTTCAGGATTAATAATTTTTCTAGGACCATCTCCAATATCAATTACAAATAATTGTTTGTTGATTCCAATTTGAGGTGCAGCAAGACCAACACCATTAGTTTTATACATAGTTTCAAGCATGTCATCTAATAATTGTTTTATATTGTCATCAATATCCACGATTAATTGGTTTACATCACTTAGGCATGGATCGCCATAAGTTCTAATTTCATATATCACTTTTTAACACTCCTTTTATTATATAAGATTGATAGGGTCAACATCGATAATTATTCTGCAATTTTTAGAATCAAAATCATTAAGAATAATTTTAAGTTCATTTTTAAAACGAGTAATATTTGGTTTACTACCCTTTATAAAAATATTTTGTCTGTACCTATCTTTGACTTTATAAACTAAGCTTTTGTTTGGACCAAAAACTTCCACATAGTTTCTAAAGATTTTGTTACACAAATTTTTAGAAACTTCATTTAAAATATTTTCATCTTTAGAGGATATTCCAATATTCAAAATTTTAGAGAAAGGAGGATATTCAAGTAGTTCTCTACTTTCAATTTCTTCTTTATAAAATCCTTCATAGTCATTATTTTTTATTTTTTCCATAACATAATTTTCTGGTTGATAAGTTTGAATAATAACTTTACCTTTTTTATTTCCTCTTCCAGCTCTTCCAGCTACCTGAGTTATAAGTTGATAAGTTTTTTCAGTAGCTCTAAAATCAGGAAAGCTTAAGATTACATCAGAATTTATTACTCCTACTAAAGTTACATTAGGAAAATGTAGCCCCTTAGCAATCATCTGCGTACCTATCATTATATCATATTTTTTGTCTAAAAAATCAAAATAAGTTTTTTTATAGAAATTTTTTTCTTTAGCGCTTTCAGAATCAACTCTTATCATGGGAACAGAAAAATATTCTTTTAATTTTTCTTCAACTTGTTCAGTTCCTTTTCCTCCTAAAGTCAAGTTTTTACTGCCGCAATTACTACAAATTCCATTAAATGTTTTTTCTCTACCACAGTAATTACATTTTAATTTTTTAGTAGTGCTGTAGTAACTTAATTTTATAGAACAATGTTCACATTCTTCAATATGACCACACTCTTTGCATTGTATCATAGTAGAATAACCTTTTCTATTTAGAAGCAAGATAACTTGTTCTCCTCTTAATATAGTTTCTCTTATATTTTTTAATAATGCTTTACTGAAAAAATTATCAGTTTCTTCCTTCATATCTACTATTTCAATTTCAGGAAGAAAGGCATTATTAAATCTTTTTTCTAAAGAGATAAGTTTGAAATTTTTTATTTGGGAATAAAAATAATTTTCAATTGAAGGAGTTGCAGATCCTAAAACAACTTTACATTTTTCTATAAATCCTCTTCTTAGAGCAACTAATTTAGCATTATATCTAGGATTAGTATCTTGCTTATAGCTAGCTTCATGTTCTTCATCGATTATTATATATTTTAGATTTTTAACTGGAGCAAAGATAGCAGAACGAACACCTAAAACGATTTTTTTATCTCCACTATTTATAGAAAGCCATTCTTCTTCTCTTTCTTTATTAGTCATTTTACTATGTAAAATAGCAATTCCCTCTTTAAATTCTTTTTTAAATCTGCTTACCATTTGAGGAGTAAGAGATATTTCAGGAACTAAAAATATACTACCATAGCCTTTTTTTAAGGCTTCTCTAATTAGTTTAATATATATTTCTGTTTTCCCACTTCCAGTAATTCCTTTTATTAGATAATATAAATCCTTTGAACTAGCAATTTCATTATAAGCTTTTTCTTGTTCTTCATTTAAAGTTATGTTCTCAACAATTTCTTGCTTTTCAGTTTCATGTTCTGTTAAAGATCTTGATTTTATAATTTTTAAAAGTTCAATATTTTTTTCTTTAATAGCTTTATCAATTTCTTTTTTTGTAAATTTATCTTCTAAATGTTTTTTAGAAATTTTTAATTTTTCCGAAAAATAAGATTTCATTTTATTAAAAATTATAATTTCATCAGAATTTAAATTTAAAGGAATAATATCTTTTTTAAAATTAAAAGATAAAGTATTTTTATTAGTTTTTATTAAGAGATTTTTTTCTAAAAAGGAATTAATTTCCTGGTTACTAAAATATTTTCTTAAAGTTGCTTTTGTAACTTTTTCTTTAGTATGGAAATAGTTAGTAATATTATTTTCTAATTTCATATTAGAAGTGTTATTATCTAAAAGTTTATAAAATTCATGATATTGGATTTTAATATTTCCAGGTAAAGCAGCTAGAAAAACTTGTTGAAAAGAACACATATAATAGTCTTTAATCCATAAAAGTAATTCAATATATTTTTTATCAAAAGAAATTTCGTTTTCTAATTTTCTTTTGATTGGGAGAATTTTAAAAGAAAAATTGGTTTCACTTTCTTCTTTAATAATAATAGCTCCTCTTTCTCTATTTCTAAAATTTACAGCAACTCTATCTCCTATTTTAAATTGATCTTGTTCATCAGCGTAGGTAAAAAAATCATTAGTATTATCTACATATAATTTAAAATACTTCATCTTTTACCTCCCAGTATTAAATTAACAGTTTTTATATTTTTTAAATCAGTACCTTTTTCAGGTGAATATTTTTGTATTAATCCAGTTCCTTTAATATTAAAATTAATATTAGTATTTTTAAACATGCTAATAGCTTCTCTTGGGGTTAATCCATTTAAATCAGGCATAAATTGAAGAGTATCCTTTACAGATAACTCTAAATTATGAAAATCTTCATTTGCAATATCTATTTTTTCAATTTCACTTGATAAAATTTCTTTGTTCATTGTAATTCTTTTGATTACTTCCTTAAATACTGGAGCAGCTACAATTCCACCATATTTTCTTTTAACTTCAGGTTTATAAAAAGTAATAAAACCAACATACTCAGGTTTATTGGCAGGGAAAAATCCTACAAAGGAAGTTAAGAAATCTTCTTTAAGGTAACCAGTTTTACCTCCACTTATTTGAGCAGTACCTGTTTTACCCCCGATTCTATATCCATTAAGTTTAGCGTGTTTACCTCCTCCATTATTAACAACATTTTCTAAAAGTTCTCTCATATAAGCTGAAGTATCTTTATCTATAGGATGTCCTTTAATTTTAGGAAGATTTCTTCTAATAACAATTCCATTTTTATCAGTTATTTTTTTAACAAGAAAAGGCTGATATAAAGTTCCTCCATTAACTATGGCTGAAAAAGCAGTTACCATTTGTATAGGGGTTACAGCAACTCCCTGTCCAAAAGCAATTGTGTTTTTCTTAAGTCCATCCCATTTGTAAGAAGGGGTAGTGTATGGTTTTTTTTCAAAAGGAAAATCAATATTTGTCTTATCATAAAAGCCATAACTTCTTAAATATTCTTCCATTTTTTCATTTGAAAATAAATCACTAATCATTACCATAGCAACATTACTAGATTTAGCTAAAATTTCTTTTAGCGTTAAAATTCCCTTAGTTCTTCTACTAGCTTCTTTTATAGTATGGTTATATTTCGTTAATTTACCATTTTTAATATCAAACTTACTTTTTTTATTTATATATCCATCATTTAAAGCTGCAGACATAACGATAGGTTTAAAGATTGAACCAGGTTCCATTTGATTTTGGAAAACCCCATTTCTAAGTGCTTTATTATATCTTCTCAAACTAGAGAGAGCTAAAATTTCTCCATTATTAGGATTAATGATGATACCATAAGCTTCTTCAGACTTTGTTTCTTCAAATTTTTTCTTCATTTCATCGTTTAAGATATATTGAATGTCGTTGTCTATAGTTAACACAAGATTTTTACCATCTAAATTAACATTCATTTCTTCCTTTGCCATAGGTAAAATCAATTTTCTATTTTTAGCAAAGATACTTTTTTTAATGATACTTTCCTCTTTTAAATAACTATTATAATATCTTTCTAATCCAAAAACTCCAATATATTTTTTTTGTTGATTAGAATAACCAAGTCTACCAATAGTTGTTTGATAGTTTTCTAGACTATAATATCTTCTTAAATTATTTTCTTTAGTAAAAATTTCTTTTTTGAAAATATGATGTTTTTTTAATATTTTATCTAATTTAATTTTCTCATTTTCACTTAATCCTTTAGTTAAAGGTTTGTATCTTCTGCCATTTTTTCCTTCTTTAATAACTCTTGAAATATAAGAGTTATAATTTTTATTTATTTTAAAAGTTTTAAAAATTTCGTTGATAGCTTTTTTAGAATCTTCATTTCTGAAAACTCTTAAAGGATCAACATAAAGGTTATAAGTTTTTAAGTTATAGGCAAGTTCTTTACCATTTCTATCAAATATTTTACCCCTTTTACCTGTTAATTTATAGAATCCTTCAATTTGATTTTCAACAACTTCTCGGTATTTATTCATGTCAAATATTTGAACTTTTACTAATCTAAGAGTCAAAATTAAAATTAGAAAAAGAATGATATCTGTGCTTGCAAGAGCTCTTAATCTAAATTTATTAGTTGTTTTAACATTCTTCCATTTTCTAAATATCCATAGAAAGTAGATTAAAAAGAAAATACTACAGGTAAGTAGAAAGAAATTCTTAGAATAGAAAAATAGTATAATGCAAATTGCATTTATAATAAGTAATAATAGTTTTAAGGTTTTTTTATCAATCAATTTATTAGTCTCCTTTTAGTTTTCATATATATTATATCAAATTCTAGCTATATTTATACATTTTTTCTTAAAAATTTATTAAAAACTAAACTAGCATAATTATTTTAAATATTATATAATGGGTTATATTGAAGGAGGGGTTATGAAGAGATTGACAGTTTTAACTATGCTTTTACTTACAACTATAACTTATTCTAAAGAATTATTTAAGGTTATTGATACAGATTATGTTTTTGAAAATTATAATAAGGCTAAAATTTATAATGAAAGATTGAAAGAAAAGTATGATAATTTACCAGATAAATATATTTTAGATATATTTAATCTAGATTATAAAGATATAGAAGATCCTAAACTTAAAAAAGAAGTAATGGAATTAAAAAAAGAACAAAGAGAATATTTAGACGAGATTAATGAAGATTTAATGATTGCTATTTTTATTAATTTTCCACAAGATACTATTTTTCCTATTGAAACAATTTTAACAGGAAGAACAACAAATATTTCTCCTGTGATATTAGATTTTTTAAATGAAATGTATTCTCCAGTAGTAAGTTTAGAAAGAACTGATAAATTGAATGATTATATAATAGACTAAAAAAAGAGGAAAATTCCTCTTTTTTTTTAGTCTATTATATATCCAATACTAAGTTGATAAATAAATTCTTTTCTATTATCATTATGAGAAACAGAAAGACTAATAGGTCCAACAGGAGATAAATATCCTAAGCTGATACCAAAACCTTGAAGATAATCATCCCAAAGTTCTTGTTTTTTTTCTGTAGTTAAAGTGTTATTAAAATAGTTATATTCTTTAAAGGTTGCAATATTATATTCTCCAGTTAAAAATAAATTAGGAACAAATTCATACTGTAATCCTATTTTAAATAAGACTAGATCTTCTAAAAACTTTTCTTGAGGGTTGTAACCTGTAAAAGAAAATTCTTTTTTATTTAAGTTAGTAAAATTCCCGCCAAGTTTTAGATATTCATCAATAGGAATATTATTTCCTTCAATACTAGACATAGAAAGTGAAGCTAAAATAGAAGCCTTTTTATTTAAAGGAATAAAATTAGATAAATTTAATGTACTTCCAAAAAAATCTGAAGAATTTTTTTCAAATCCTCCTCCCCAGAAATAAGAAGCTTCACCAATAAATCCTTTTTTAGGATAATAGATAGCATCAGCCTTATCCCATAAAAATTTAAGATATCCTTGTCCATAATTATCCACATTAGAATTAAGTATATCTTCGTAGTTAGAACTACCAATGGAGTTATTTAAGTCTTTTGTTTTTATAGCAATTCCGTAAGAAACAAGAATTTCATTTTTTAAATGCGTGTTTATATTCATATCAAAGTTAATAGTTTTATTTTTAAATGTAGCTTCTCTATGACCTTTATTATATAAAAATAAAGGTGACTCGTCATAATTTAATCCTACACTTAATCCGAATTTATTATCAAGGCCATAATAAAATAAATTTTGGATACCTAACCCTAGATAGTCTCCTGCTTTCAAATAAATATTTGAGTTAGATCCAAATTTACCAAAAGATTTTAAATCAGTAGCAATTTTTAATTTAGTATAGTAGTTGCTTCTGTAATTGAAAGTAACACCTAAAGTATTACTAGGACTTTTTTCAATATATAAGTTAAGTACATTTTTATTTTGAGAATAAAAAACTTTATCTACAAAATCAAGCCCATAAAGTCTCATGGATAATCTATTTAAGTCTGATGTTTTTAAATCTCTATCCTTATAAGAGTTTAAAATATTTTTAACAATTGCTATTTTATAAGGATTAGTTAATCCATATATATTAGCCTTTTGTATTAATATTTTTTCATCACTAACTTTATATTTATTGATAATTTTATTATGGTTTTTAGGTAATGAATTTAAAGCTTTGATTTTATTTTCTGTAGCTTCAATTCCAAGTTTTACAATTTTTTTAGCGTCTTTGTAATCAGTACTAGAATATTCAGAAAGCTTAGGTTCTATTAAAATAGTAGCTAATTTCTTTTGAAATTCAGTACTAGAAGCACTTTGTATAGATAAGATTTGTTCAGCGGTAGTCACAATATTATATTTTTCTTTAGTTTTTTTACTGATATAAGCACCTACATTAACACCAATTATTTTAGTAGCTCCCATATTTATAGCATTTTCAACAGGAAAATTTCGAGTAACAAGAGCATCAACATAGTGATATCCGTCGATTTTAACAGAAGGGAAAATTGATGGAATGGCAGTACTTGCAAGTACTGCTTTAGCTAAATCTCCTTCTTTAAATGCTTTTGTTTCTCCTGTATCTAAATTTGTAGCAACTATTCTAATTGGAATAGGTAAATCATCAAAATTTTTGATATTATCTACTCTTTTAAAGATTTCCTTTAATTGTAAATAATTTTTTTGACTATTTTTTAAGCTTTTAGGAAAATAAAAGTTAAAGTTAGAATCATATTTTACAGAAAAAGCATATTTGTTATTGCTTAGTCTTTCTTCTAAAGGAATATCTGTTCTGTTGGGATTATCTTTGTTAAAAGAATCATTCCAATCAAAATTTAATAAATAATCTTCTATTTCTTCAGGGGTATAACCTATTGAATACATGGATCCAACTAGGGCTCCAATGCTTGACCCGACAATATAATCGATTTTAATATTGTTTTTTTCTAGAACTTTTAAAGCTCCTATATGAGCAAAACCTTTAGCTCCTCCTCCGCTTAATACTAAGGCTACCTTAGTATTGTTGTTAAAGCTTTTGCTTTTTTTAGATTTTTTTAAAATGTTAATTTTATTATTTAATATTTTTATTTGTTTTTCTAATTTTAATATTTCTATATCTTCCTTAGAAAGATTTGTATTTCCAAAAGAAAAATTAAAAGATAGTATGCAAAGACAAAAAACAAAAAATTTATTCATTTATTCCTCCAGCATATAAATTTTCAAATTCTTTGAAGAATCCAGGGAATGTTTTATTAACACAAGTTGCATTTGTAATAATTATATCAGGTATTCTTAATCCAACAAGAGCAAAACTCATAGCTATTCTATGATCGTTATAAGTTTCTATAGAGCAACCAGTATAATGTTTAGTTTCTTTTGGAATTATTTTTAAACCATCTTTAAATTCAGTAGCACTACCATTTATATTTTTAATTTCAGTTCTTATAGCAAATAATCTATCTGATTCTTTAATTCTAAGATTAGCCACATTATATAATTCTGAAGGTGTGTTTGCAAAAAGAGCTACCGTTGCAAGAGTAGATACTAAATCAGGTGTTGCATTTAAATCTAAAGAGAATCCAGGATAAGACTCACATCCTTTTACAGTAATAGAATTATCATCTCTATCAATTATCTCTAAACCTACACCTTGTAAAATATTTAAAATTTTAGAATCTCCTTGAATACTATCTTCAAAGAAATTATTTAGTTTTATTGTACTGTTTGTAATTAATGCAGCAGCTAAAAAATAAGATGCAGAAGACATATCTCCTTCTATAACATATCCTTTAACATTATTATATTTTCCTTTTTTAACAAGGAATCCATTGTCAGTTTTTTCAATTTCTGCTCCGAAATCTTCAATCATATTAATAGTTGTGTCAACATAAGATTTAGAAATTATTTTGTTTGTAGTGATAATTTCAGTATCGTGGTTAAAACAGGTTGCAGAAAGTAAAATAGCCGAAAGATACTGACTACTATTTGCTCCAGAAACTTTTACAACACTTTTTTTAGTTTTGGTAGAAGTTATTCTTAAAGGTGGAAATCCGGATTCTTTAAGATATTCTATTTTTATTCCAAGATCTCTTAAACTATCTACAAGCTCTTGAATAGGTCTAAGATTCATTCTTGAAGAACCTTCTAAAATTATTTCTCCTGTACCTGTTGCAATGTAGGCTAATAAAAATCTCATAACAGTTCCTGCATTTCCAACATATAAAGTTTTCTTACCAAACTCTCTTTTTTTATTACCTATTATTTTTATGAAACGTTTATCTTCAGAAATCATAATTTTATTTCCTAGCTTCATCAGACACTCAATCATATGTAAAGTATCATCACTGAAAAGTGGATTTTTTAAGATTACTGGATTTTCAGAAAGAGAGGCTAATATTAAAGCTCTACTAGTGATAGATTTAGAACCTGGTATATCAACTTCAGCAAAAAAATTACAATTTGGTTTTACTAGATATTCCTTCATTTTTTATTCAACTCCTCTGTATTATTTTATTTCACAATATATTATATCATTTTTTGCTACTTAGTTAAAGGTAGAGTTAAAAAATTCTTTTAATGTTATTAAAAATTTGATACTTTTTTTAGAAAAATTAAAATATTTTAAAATTTCTTCTATTTTTTCAGAATTATTTTCAATAAAAAATAAAAATAATAATATATTTTCTTTTTTCATGTGTTTTGTATTTTTACAAAATATTTCATTTTTTGAAGTGAATATTATTTCAAAATATTTAGAAATATTTTCTTCTCTGGTTATTTTAAAACTTTTTGTATCAAAACACGAAAAAATGTCATATTTAATTATATTGGAAATAATCTCTTTTCTATTTTTTTCTTTAAAGAGTTGGAATAATTCGTTTTTAAATCTATCTGAAGAAATATTTAAAAGTAAATTATTTGAAAGACCTTTTTTTAAAAGAGTCTCAGTATTAGTTTCAAGAGAATAATTATATCTACTTAGAAATTTAAGAGCTCTTAAGATACGAGTGGGATCATCTATAAAACTGTTATCATGTAAAATTTTTATTTTTTTCTTTGAAATATCAGATTGACCAGTTGAAAAATCTATTAAAGACAATTTTGTATCTAGTTTTATGTACAAAGAATTAATAGTAAAATCTCTTCTAATATAATCTTCTTTTAAAGTAGATTTTTGAATAATTGGTAGGGCTCCAGAATAAGAATAAATTTCAGTTCTTGGAGCAGCAATATCAATATTAATATTATTTTTTAAAAGAATATTGAAAGTTAAAAATTTTTCATTGAATCTAGAATATTTAACATCAAATAAACTACATATGTTAGTTCCAAGATCAAAAATATTTCCAGTATAAACAATATCAATATCTTTAGTATTTCTTTTTATTATTATATCTCTTACAATTCCGCCCACTAAAAAAATATTTT is a genomic window of Fusobacterium sp. JB019 containing:
- the def gene encoding peptide deformylase; its protein translation is MIYEIRTYGDPCLSDVNQLIVDIDDNIKQLLDDMLETMYKTNGVGLAAPQIGINKQLFVIDIGDGPRKIINPEILEMSEECNDSDEGCLSVPGIYKKVKRADKIKVKYLNENGDTIEEEMEGFLAKAFQHENDHLNGVLFVDRISPLSRRMISKKLQLLKKARLKNKK
- the priA gene encoding primosomal protein N' — translated: MKYFKLYVDNTNDFFTYADEQDQFKIGDRVAVNFRNRERGAIIIKEESETNFSFKILPIKRKLENEISFDKKYIELLLWIKDYYMCSFQQVFLAALPGNIKIQYHEFYKLLDNNTSNMKLENNITNYFHTKEKVTKATLRKYFSNQEINSFLEKNLLIKTNKNTLSFNFKKDIIPLNLNSDEIIIFNKMKSYFSEKLKISKKHLEDKFTKKEIDKAIKEKNIELLKIIKSRSLTEHETEKQEIVENITLNEEQEKAYNEIASSKDLYYLIKGITGSGKTEIYIKLIREALKKGYGSIFLVPEISLTPQMVSRFKKEFKEGIAILHSKMTNKEREEEWLSINSGDKKIVLGVRSAIFAPVKNLKYIIIDEEHEASYKQDTNPRYNAKLVALRRGFIEKCKVVLGSATPSIENYFYSQIKNFKLISLEKRFNNAFLPEIEIVDMKEETDNFFSKALLKNIRETILRGEQVILLLNRKGYSTMIQCKECGHIEECEHCSIKLSYYSTTKKLKCNYCGREKTFNGICSNCGSKNLTLGGKGTEQVEEKLKEYFSVPMIRVDSESAKEKNFYKKTYFDFLDKKYDIMIGTQMIAKGLHFPNVTLVGVINSDVILSFPDFRATEKTYQLITQVAGRAGRGNKKGKVIIQTYQPENYVMEKIKNNDYEGFYKEEIESRELLEYPPFSKILNIGISSKDENILNEVSKNLCNKIFRNYVEVFGPNKSLVYKVKDRYRQNIFIKGSKPNITRFKNELKIILNDFDSKNCRIIIDVDPINLI
- a CDS encoding penicillin-binding protein; protein product: MIDKKTLKLLLLIINAICIILFFYSKNFFLLTCSIFFLIYFLWIFRKWKNVKTTNKFRLRALASTDIILFLILILTLRLVKVQIFDMNKYREVVENQIEGFYKLTGKRGKIFDRNGKELAYNLKTYNLYVDPLRVFRNEDSKKAINEIFKTFKINKNYNSYISRVIKEGKNGRRYKPLTKGLSENEKIKLDKILKKHHIFKKEIFTKENNLRRYYSLENYQTTIGRLGYSNQQKKYIGVFGLERYYNSYLKEESIIKKSIFAKNRKLILPMAKEEMNVNLDGKNLVLTIDNDIQYILNDEMKKKFEETKSEEAYGIIINPNNGEILALSSLRRYNKALRNGVFQNQMEPGSIFKPIVMSAALNDGYINKKSKFDIKNGKLTKYNHTIKEASRRTKGILTLKEILAKSSNVAMVMISDLFSNEKMEEYLRSYGFYDKTNIDFPFEKKPYTTPSYKWDGLKKNTIAFGQGVAVTPIQMVTAFSAIVNGGTLYQPFLVKKITDKNGIVIRRNLPKIKGHPIDKDTSAYMRELLENVVNNGGGKHAKLNGYRIGGKTGTAQISGGKTGYLKEDFLTSFVGFFPANKPEYVGFITFYKPEVKRKYGGIVAAPVFKEVIKRITMNKEILSSEIEKIDIANEDFHNLELSVKDTLQFMPDLNGLTPREAISMFKNTNINFNIKGTGLIQKYSPEKGTDLKNIKTVNLILGGKR
- a CDS encoding patatin-like phospholipase family protein, whose amino-acid sequence is MNKFFVFCLCILSFNFSFGNTNLSKEDIEILKLEKQIKILNNKINILKKSKKSKSFNNNTKVALVLSGGGAKGFAHIGALKVLEKNNIKIDYIVGSSIGALVGSMYSIGYTPEEIEDYLLNFDWNDSFNKDNPNRTDIPLEERLSNNKYAFSVKYDSNFNFYFPKSLKNSQKNYLQLKEIFKRVDNIKNFDDLPIPIRIVATNLDTGETKAFKEGDLAKAVLASTAIPSIFPSVKIDGYHYVDALVTRNFPVENAINMGATKIIGVNVGAYISKKTKEKYNIVTTAEQILSIQSASSTEFQKKLATILIEPKLSEYSSTDYKDAKKIVKLGIEATENKIKALNSLPKNHNKIINKYKVSDEKILIQKANIYGLTNPYKIAIVKNILNSYKDRDLKTSDLNRLSMRLYGLDFVDKVFYSQNKNVLNLYIEKSPSNTLGVTFNYRSNYYTKLKIATDLKSFGKFGSNSNIYLKAGDYLGLGIQNLFYYGLDNKFGLSVGLNYDESPLFLYNKGHREATFKNKTINFDMNINTHLKNEILVSYGIAIKTKDLNNSIGSSNYEDILNSNVDNYGQGYLKFLWDKADAIYYPKKGFIGEASYFWGGGFEKNSSDFFGSTLNLSNFIPLNKKASILASLSMSSIEGNNIPIDEYLKLGGNFTNLNKKEFSFTGYNPQEKFLEDLVLFKIGLQYEFVPNLFLTGEYNIATFKEYNYFNNTLTTEKKQELWDDYLQGFGISLGYLSPVGPISLSVSHNDNRKEFIYQLSIGYIID
- the aroA gene encoding 3-phosphoshikimate 1-carboxyvinyltransferase translates to MKEYLVKPNCNFFAEVDIPGSKSITSRALILASLSENPVILKNPLFSDDTLHMIECLMKLGNKIMISEDKRFIKIIGNKKREFGKKTLYVGNAGTVMRFLLAYIATGTGEIILEGSSRMNLRPIQELVDSLRDLGIKIEYLKESGFPPLRITSTKTKKSVVKVSGANSSQYLSAILLSATCFNHDTEIITTNKIISKSYVDTTINMIEDFGAEIEKTDNGFLVKKGKYNNVKGYVIEGDMSSASYFLAAALITNSTIKLNNFFEDSIQGDSKILNILQGVGLEIIDRDDNSITVKGCESYPGFSLDLNATPDLVSTLATVALFANTPSELYNVANLRIKESDRLFAIRTEIKNINGSATEFKDGLKIIPKETKHYTGCSIETYNDHRIAMSFALVGLRIPDIIITNATCVNKTFPGFFKEFENLYAGGINE